The Acidimicrobiia bacterium genome includes a window with the following:
- a CDS encoding SDR family oxidoreductase, with product MLLKDKTAIVSGVGPGLGKEVALAFVREGASVVIGARRESYLREVAAELEALGGTVRYVPTDVSDPDQCRRMVDVTLDELGRVDVLVNNAFAPDVFQPFDSVDLDAWRHIMDVNLFGSLQLTGEVIEPMKAAGGGSIVFVNSMITRKVLPLQGGYATSKGALLTAAQVLAKELGPHRIRVNSVVPGYMWGPSVEIYLKILEQQDGRPAQEHYDEIASHIPLGFIPPDEDCANAVVFFASDLSAVVTGQSLDVNGGEVFH from the coding sequence GTGCTGCTGAAGGACAAGACCGCGATCGTCTCCGGTGTCGGGCCCGGGCTCGGCAAGGAGGTCGCGCTCGCGTTCGTCCGCGAAGGCGCGTCCGTCGTCATCGGCGCGCGGCGCGAGTCGTACCTGCGAGAGGTCGCGGCCGAGCTCGAGGCGCTCGGTGGCACGGTGCGCTACGTCCCGACCGACGTGTCCGATCCCGACCAGTGCCGGCGCATGGTCGACGTCACGCTCGACGAGCTCGGCCGTGTCGACGTGCTCGTGAACAACGCCTTCGCGCCCGACGTGTTCCAGCCCTTCGACTCGGTCGACCTCGACGCGTGGCGTCACATCATGGACGTCAACCTGTTCGGCTCGCTGCAGCTCACCGGCGAGGTGATCGAGCCGATGAAGGCCGCGGGCGGCGGCTCGATCGTGTTCGTGAACTCGATGATCACCCGCAAGGTCCTGCCGCTGCAGGGCGGGTACGCGACCTCGAAGGGCGCGCTGCTCACCGCCGCGCAGGTGCTCGCGAAGGAGCTCGGCCCGCACCGGATCCGGGTGAACTCCGTCGTGCCCGGATACATGTGGGGGCCCTCGGTCGAGATCTACCTGAAGATCCTGGAACAGCAGGACGGCCGGCCCGCGCAGGAGCACTACGACGAGATCGCGTCGCACATCCCGCTCGGGTTCATCCCGCCCGACGAGGACTGCGCCAACGCCGTGGTGTTCTTCGCCTCCGACCTGTCCGCCGTCGTCACGGGCCAGTCGCTCGACGTGAACGGCGGCGAGGTGTTTCACTGA